One window of the Clostridium sp. MB40-C1 genome contains the following:
- a CDS encoding aspartyl-phosphate phosphatase Spo0E family protein: MSKEELLLKKIEEVRSLMNQLVSEKSELIDPELVKLSQRLDILLNEYNSFIRKDNKKL; encoded by the coding sequence ATGTCAAAAGAAGAACTGCTACTAAAAAAAATAGAAGAAGTTAGAAGTTTAATGAATCAGCTTGTAAGCGAAAAGTCTGAGCTTATTGATCCTGAACTTGTAAAACTAAGTCAAAGATTAGACATATTACTTAATGAGTATAATAGTTTTATAAGAAAAGACAATAAAAAACTATAG
- the codY gene encoding GTP-sensing pleiotropic transcriptional regulator CodY, translating to MASELLNKIRRLNKLLQKSGAEPVVFDDICATLSEVLECNVYIISRKSKILGYRFFNGVECESVKEKVLNEKKFPESFNEKLLNIHETLANVESQGKSSFDESKPAEMQGKLSTIVPIVGNRERLGTLFLTRFEEDFTEEDLVLGEYSATIVGLEILRSKNDEMEEEARKKAVVQLAIGTLSYSELEAVEHVFNELDGNEGLLVASKIADKVGITRSVIVNALRKFESAGVIESRSLGMKGTHIKILNEKLLDELKKIK from the coding sequence ATGGCTTCAGAATTATTAAATAAAATAAGAAGATTGAATAAGTTATTACAAAAATCAGGTGCTGAACCAGTTGTGTTTGATGATATTTGTGCAACTCTTAGTGAAGTTTTAGAATGTAATGTTTATATAATAAGTAGAAAATCTAAAATATTAGGATATAGATTTTTTAATGGTGTGGAATGTGAAAGCGTAAAAGAAAAAGTATTAAATGAAAAGAAATTTCCAGAAAGCTTTAATGAAAAGTTATTAAACATTCATGAAACTTTAGCTAATGTAGAGAGCCAAGGTAAATCATCTTTTGATGAAAGTAAACCAGCTGAAATGCAAGGAAAACTTTCTACTATTGTGCCTATAGTTGGTAATAGAGAAAGATTAGGTACTTTATTTTTGACAAGATTTGAAGAAGATTTTACTGAAGAAGATTTAGTATTAGGTGAATATAGTGCTACTATTGTAGGACTTGAAATTCTAAGATCTAAAAATGATGAGATGGAAGAAGAAGCGAGGAAAAAAGCTGTAGTTCAGTTAGCTATAGGTACATTGTCTTATTCTGAACTTGAAGCAGTAGAACATGTTTTTAATGAGTTAGATGGAAATGAAGGACTATTGGTTGCTTCAAAAATAGCAGATAAAGTTGGAATTACTAGATCTGTAATAGTAAATGCTTTAAGAAAGTTTGAAAGTGCTGGAGTAATAGAATCAAGATCATTAGGTATGAAGGGTACTCACATAAAAATTCTTAATGAAAAATTATTAGATGAATTAAAAAAGATTAAATAA
- a CDS encoding YifB family Mg chelatase-like AAA ATPase — MAVKIYSATFTGINGTIVNVEVDISLGLPVFNIVGLGDMSVRESKERVRAAITNSGFEFPAKRITVNLAPADLKKEGSLFDLPIALGILIATGQVYAGDTEDFIFMGELSLFGELKRIKGALPIVIEGINQGVNKFVVPMENAEECAAIKKANIYPMNNINEVTNFIKYRDMMPYEPLEKNNIKEYAIDFEDIIGQESCKRAVEVAACGGHNILLYGPPGCGKSMIAKRIPTILPKLNYEEALEVTKIYSISGNLAESKGLIKERPFRNPHHTSTKVSLVGGGINLMPGEISLAHNGVLFLDEILEYKKSVLEVLRQPLEDRVIKICRSSGSIDYPANFMLVGAMNPCSCGFYGSKERECTCTEYDRKRYINKMSGPMLDRIDIFSPVNSLSYKEINEKHKKRETSYNIRFRVEKAREIQKERFKGQGIYCNAQMNEKLIKKYCSLNSKARNMIKKIFEKYNLSTRSYSRILKVSRSIADLNEKEFISEIDVFEALQYRKYIDEKII; from the coding sequence ATGGCAGTAAAAATATATTCAGCTACATTTACAGGTATTAATGGAACTATTGTTAACGTAGAAGTAGACATTTCATTAGGACTTCCTGTGTTTAATATTGTAGGTTTAGGAGATATGTCTGTAAGAGAATCTAAGGAAAGAGTAAGAGCGGCAATAACTAATTCTGGATTTGAATTTCCAGCAAAAAGAATAACAGTTAATCTTGCACCAGCTGATTTGAAGAAAGAAGGATCCTTATTTGATTTACCTATAGCTTTAGGAATTTTAATTGCAACTGGTCAAGTATATGCAGGAGATACTGAAGATTTTATATTTATGGGGGAATTATCTTTATTTGGAGAATTGAAAAGAATAAAAGGGGCACTTCCTATTGTAATTGAAGGAATAAATCAAGGGGTAAATAAATTTGTTGTACCTATGGAGAATGCAGAAGAATGTGCGGCTATAAAGAAGGCAAATATATATCCAATGAATAATATAAATGAAGTTACTAATTTTATAAAATATAGAGACATGATGCCTTACGAACCATTAGAAAAAAATAATATAAAAGAATATGCAATAGATTTTGAGGATATTATCGGACAAGAAAGTTGTAAAAGAGCAGTGGAAGTAGCAGCTTGTGGAGGGCACAATATACTTTTATATGGTCCTCCAGGCTGTGGTAAAAGTATGATCGCTAAAAGAATTCCAACTATTTTACCTAAGTTGAATTACGAAGAAGCTCTAGAAGTAACAAAGATTTATAGCATTTCAGGCAATTTAGCAGAATCAAAGGGATTAATAAAAGAGAGACCATTTAGAAATCCACATCATACTTCTACTAAAGTATCTTTAGTAGGAGGAGGTATCAATTTAATGCCAGGTGAAATATCTTTAGCCCATAATGGAGTCTTGTTTTTAGATGAGATATTAGAATACAAAAAAAGTGTTTTAGAAGTATTAAGACAGCCTTTAGAAGACAGAGTTATAAAAATTTGCAGAAGTAGCGGTAGTATTGACTATCCAGCAAATTTTATGTTAGTGGGGGCTATGAATCCATGTAGCTGTGGATTTTATGGAAGTAAGGAAAGAGAATGTACATGTACTGAATATGATAGGAAAAGGTATATCAATAAAATGTCAGGACCTATGCTAGACAGAATAGATATCTTCTCGCCAGTTAATTCTTTATCTTACAAGGAAATTAATGAAAAACATAAAAAAAGAGAAACTTCCTATAATATTAGATTTAGAGTTGAAAAAGCCAGAGAAATACAAAAAGAAAGATTTAAAGGGCAGGGAATTTATTGTAATGCGCAGATGAATGAAAAACTTATAAAAAAATACTGCAGCCTTAATTCGAAAGCAAGAAATATGATTAAAAAAATTTTTGAAAAATATAATTTAAGCACAAGAAGCTATAGTAGGATTTTAAAAGTTTCAAGAAGTATAGCTGATTTAAATGAAAAAGAATTTATATCAGAGATTGATGTTTTTGAGGCATTGCAGTATAGAAAATATATAGATGAAAAAATTATTTAA
- the dprA gene encoding DNA-processing protein DprA, whose amino-acid sequence MNDYEIWFNMSHLNYCIKRRLIDEFKNVEELWYKSIYNNEESELLNNKIISVLRKAWDTNKINLIKEKIKNNLIKTVVITDDLYPKSLKVYEDSPYMLFYKGNIEKLNKGYNVAIVGSRSCTSYGVNVTNLISKSLCDNNINIVSGMARGIDSVSHLKCINENSYTCAVLGSGLDVIYPKENSKLYNKILENGCIMSQFAPGTKPYYYNFPIRNRIISGLSNLIIVVEGGKKSGSLITAGAALEQGKDVMVVPGNVFSPQSIGTNKLIRDGAYVFTEIDDIYDILNIENHKKENINKVIMSGIEREVYKYIGNEPVHFDDILKSTKVGINKLYETLLKLQLNDDIISLSSNYYVRNNKVI is encoded by the coding sequence ATGAATGATTATGAGATTTGGTTTAATATGAGTCATTTAAATTATTGTATAAAAAGAAGGTTAATAGATGAATTTAAAAATGTAGAAGAACTTTGGTATAAAAGTATATATAATAATGAAGAAAGTGAGTTATTAAATAATAAAATTATAAGTGTTTTAAGAAAAGCATGGGATACAAATAAGATTAATTTAATAAAAGAAAAAATTAAAAATAATTTAATAAAAACAGTAGTTATTACTGATGATTTATATCCAAAATCCCTTAAAGTATATGAAGATTCTCCATATATGTTGTTTTATAAAGGGAACATAGAAAAACTAAATAAAGGGTATAATGTAGCAATTGTGGGATCAAGGAGTTGCACTAGTTATGGAGTAAATGTGACTAATCTTATAAGCAAAAGTTTATGTGATAACAACATCAATATAGTTAGTGGCATGGCTAGAGGAATAGATTCTGTATCTCATTTAAAATGTATAAATGAAAATTCATATACATGTGCTGTACTAGGATCTGGATTAGATGTGATTTATCCAAAAGAAAATTCAAAACTTTACAATAAAATTTTAGAAAATGGATGTATTATGTCACAATTTGCTCCAGGGACTAAGCCTTATTATTACAACTTCCCTATAAGAAATAGGATAATAAGTGGTCTTAGTAATCTTATAATTGTTGTTGAGGGTGGAAAGAAAAGTGGATCTTTAATAACTGCAGGAGCTGCTTTGGAACAAGGCAAAGATGTTATGGTGGTTCCTGGAAATGTTTTTTCTCCTCAAAGTATTGGAACAAATAAATTAATTAGAGATGGTGCTTATGTTTTTACTGAGATTGATGATATATATGATATTTTAAATATAGAAAATCATAAAAAAGAAAATATAAACAAAGTTATAATGAGTGGAATAGAAAGAGAGGTATATAAATATATAGGTAATGAACCAGTACATTTTGATGATATATTAAAATCAACAAAAGTTGGAATAAATAAACTTTATGAAACTTTACTAAAGTTACAATTAAACGATGACATAATTTCTTTAAGTAGTAATTACTATGTAAGGAATAATAAGGTTATATAA
- the topA gene encoding type I DNA topoisomerase, translating into MGQKLVIVESPAKAKTIGKYLGSSYVVKASMGHVRDLPKSQLGVDIENNYAPKYITIRGKGDLLTELRKEAKKSDKVFLATDPDREGEAISWHLAEALKIDKNKKCRIEFNEITKNAIKAAIKEPREIKINLVNAQQARRVLDRLVGYKISPILWRKVKWGLSAGRVQSVALNMICNREEEIEKFTPKEYWTIEVQLKKGSKKAFTVKLVSKNNKKIEINNEDESNKIISELGENKYIVKEIKKSNKKRTPLPPFTTSTFQQDSYKKLNYSTKKSMSIAQQLYEGIDVKSVGTVGLITYMRTDSVRVSKEAQSNARDYIISDFGENYIPKEIRNFKGKKNIQDAHEAIRPTYVEFTPEKIKESLTKEQYKVYELIWKRFIASQMAECIMNTIAVTIKNGNYALKASGSSIMFDGFMKLYNYSEENDDTSIQLPELNKEEELSKTKIEGIQHFTQPPSRFSEASLVKTLEENGIGRPSTYAPIISTLLDRKYVKREKKNLIPTELGIIVDNIVSEFFKQIVDVEFTAGMENKLDSIEEGKENWTNVVGEFFRPLEKSIEIAEKEIAKITIEDEVTDVKCEKCGRNMVIKHGRFGDFLACPGYPECKNTKPLVEELDVPCPLCGGKVLLRKSRKGKKFYGCSNYPECNFVSWFEPVNMKCSECGSYMVKKYSKTKGNYFECSNGECKHRVDESKEAND; encoded by the coding sequence ATGGGTCAGAAGCTAGTTATAGTTGAATCTCCAGCTAAAGCAAAGACAATAGGGAAATATTTAGGAAGTAGTTATGTGGTAAAAGCATCTATGGGTCATGTTAGAGATTTACCTAAAAGTCAATTGGGGGTTGATATAGAAAATAATTATGCTCCTAAATATATAACTATTAGAGGAAAAGGAGATTTACTAACTGAACTTAGAAAAGAAGCAAAAAAAAGTGACAAGGTTTTCCTTGCAACCGACCCTGATAGAGAGGGTGAGGCTATTTCTTGGCATTTAGCTGAAGCTTTAAAAATAGATAAAAATAAAAAATGCAGAATAGAATTTAATGAAATAACCAAAAATGCCATAAAAGCTGCTATTAAGGAACCAAGAGAAATAAAGATTAATTTAGTAAATGCGCAGCAAGCAAGAAGAGTATTAGATAGACTAGTTGGATATAAAATAAGCCCTATTCTTTGGAGAAAAGTAAAGTGGGGATTAAGTGCTGGTAGAGTTCAATCTGTTGCATTAAATATGATTTGTAATAGGGAAGAAGAAATTGAAAAATTTACTCCAAAAGAATATTGGACTATAGAAGTTCAATTAAAAAAAGGTAGCAAAAAAGCTTTTACTGTAAAATTAGTTTCGAAAAATAATAAAAAAATTGAAATTAATAATGAAGATGAAAGTAATAAGATTATTTCTGAATTAGGTGAAAATAAATACATTGTAAAGGAAATTAAAAAATCTAATAAAAAACGAACTCCTTTACCACCATTTACTACTAGTACTTTTCAACAAGATTCATATAAAAAATTAAATTATTCTACAAAAAAATCTATGTCTATAGCTCAACAATTGTATGAAGGAATTGATGTTAAAAGTGTAGGTACTGTAGGATTAATAACTTATATGAGAACAGACTCGGTTAGAGTGTCTAAAGAAGCACAAAGTAATGCTAGAGATTATATTATTAGTGATTTTGGAGAAAACTATATACCAAAGGAAATAAGAAATTTTAAAGGCAAAAAAAATATACAGGATGCCCATGAAGCTATTAGACCTACCTATGTAGAGTTTACTCCTGAAAAAATAAAAGAGAGTTTGACTAAAGAGCAATACAAAGTATATGAATTAATTTGGAAGAGATTTATAGCAAGTCAAATGGCAGAGTGCATCATGAATACAATAGCTGTTACTATAAAAAATGGAAATTATGCTTTAAAGGCAAGTGGATCAAGTATTATGTTTGATGGTTTTATGAAACTCTATAACTATAGTGAAGAAAATGATGATACTTCTATACAACTTCCAGAATTAAATAAAGAGGAAGAACTATCAAAAACAAAAATAGAAGGTATACAACATTTTACTCAACCACCATCAAGGTTTTCAGAAGCTTCACTAGTAAAAACATTAGAGGAAAATGGCATAGGTCGACCTAGTACTTATGCACCTATAATTTCTACTCTTCTTGATAGAAAATATGTAAAGAGAGAAAAGAAAAATTTAATTCCAACAGAATTAGGTATAATAGTAGACAATATCGTAAGTGAATTTTTCAAACAAATTGTAGATGTAGAATTTACTGCTGGTATGGAGAATAAATTAGACAGCATAGAAGAGGGAAAAGAAAATTGGACAAATGTAGTAGGAGAATTTTTTAGACCACTAGAAAAATCTATAGAAATTGCAGAAAAAGAGATTGCAAAGATTACTATAGAAGATGAAGTTACTGATGTAAAGTGTGAAAAATGTGGTAGAAATATGGTTATAAAACATGGAAGATTTGGAGATTTCTTAGCTTGTCCAGGATACCCAGAATGTAAGAATACAAAACCCTTAGTTGAAGAATTAGACGTACCTTGTCCATTGTGTGGTGGTAAGGTATTATTAAGAAAAAGTAGAAAAGGTAAAAAGTTTTATGGGTGTAGCAATTATCCAGAGTGTAATTTCGTTAGCTGGTTTGAACCAGTTAATATGAAGTGTTCAGAATGTGGAAGTTATATGGTTAAAAAGTATAGTAAGACAAAAGGTAACTATTTTGAGTGTTCAAATGGAGAATGTAAACATAGAGTTGACGAAAGTAAAGAGGCGAATGATTAA
- a CDS encoding nucleoside deaminase — protein sequence MNKFMKVAIEEAFCGIRNTDGGPFGAVIVKDGQIITKAHNEVIKTNDPTAHAEIVAIRRASAILGRFDLSDCEIYSSCEPCPMCFAAIHWAKMKKLYYGCTKEDAARIGFDDQYIYDVINGTAKTTQVHKAQIDRNLSLKPFEEWKLKINRIQY from the coding sequence ATGAATAAATTTATGAAAGTAGCTATCGAAGAGGCTTTCTGTGGGATTAGGAATACCGATGGGGGACCATTTGGGGCAGTTATTGTTAAAGATGGACAAATTATAACAAAAGCTCATAATGAAGTCATAAAAACAAATGATCCTACCGCTCATGCTGAAATAGTTGCAATAAGACGTGCATCAGCTATTTTAGGTAGATTTGATTTAAGCGATTGTGAAATTTATTCTTCTTGTGAGCCATGTCCTATGTGTTTTGCTGCAATTCATTGGGCAAAAATGAAAAAATTATACTATGGATGTACAAAAGAAGATGCTGCAAGAATAGGCTTTGATGATCAATACATTTATGATGTTATTAATGGCACAGCAAAAACAACTCAAGTTCATAAAGCACAAATTGATAGGAATTTAAGTTTAAAACCTTTTGAAGAGTGGAAACTAAAAATAAATAGAATTCAGTATTAA
- a CDS encoding ABC transporter ATP-binding protein: MNNNYEIELINVCKSFQGQKVFQNLNLGFVKNKISVILGPSGCGKTTLLNIISGIEEVDLGEVIVNNDSISYIFQEDRLIPWLTAYENIAFTLKSYTDKKEMDNLIHKYLDIVKLNGHKDKLPAKLSGGMKRRVAVARAFAYKSELLLMDEPFKGLDGELKKNIIEEFLKIWKEDKRTVIMVTHDMEEAKLLGDQIYYL, encoded by the coding sequence ATGAATAATAATTATGAAATAGAATTAATAAATGTATGTAAGAGTTTTCAGGGACAAAAGGTTTTTCAAAATTTAAATTTAGGTTTTGTGAAAAATAAAATTTCAGTTATATTAGGACCATCTGGATGTGGTAAAACAACATTATTAAACATTATAAGCGGAATTGAAGAAGTAGATTTGGGAGAAGTGATTGTGAACAATGATAGCATATCCTATATTTTTCAGGAAGATAGACTTATACCATGGCTTACAGCTTATGAAAATATAGCTTTTACTTTAAAATCATATACGGATAAAAAAGAAATGGATAATCTTATACATAAATATTTAGATATAGTGAAGTTAAACGGACATAAGGATAAATTACCAGCTAAACTTAGTGGGGGAATGAAAAGGAGAGTTGCTGTTGCAAGAGCTTTTGCATATAAAAGCGAATTACTGCTTATGGATGAACCATTTAAGGGACTTGATGGTGAGCTTAAGAAAAATATAATAGAAGAGTTTTTGAAAATTTGGAAAGAAGATAAAAGAACTGTTATAATGGTAACACATGATATGGAAGAAGCAAAGCTTTTAGGAGATCAAATTTATTATCTATAA
- a CDS encoding ABC transporter permease, with the protein MKISITRVTKQTKKMSKILKKIFILVFWLLMWELCSLFINNTILFPSPSGVFKTLFMLMGKSYFWQSVVKSIFRVIAGLILSIVIGIVLGIISGINNFIEELMNPLIVIIKATPVISVIIIVLVWVSSSNVAILTNVLMCFPIIYTNVLQGIKNVDSDLIEMAHIYKVKRKFILKDIYLPSIKPYVVSGILMCLGIGWKVCVASEVLSTPRYSIGLNLLNAKSILETEELFAWTIIVVLLSFIFEIIFKYYINNKVEK; encoded by the coding sequence ATGAAAATTTCTATTACAAGAGTAACAAAACAAACTAAAAAAATGTCAAAAATATTAAAGAAAATTTTTATATTAGTATTTTGGTTGTTAATGTGGGAGCTATGCTCCCTTTTTATTAATAATACAATTTTATTTCCGTCACCATCTGGAGTATTTAAGACCTTATTTATGCTTATGGGAAAAAGTTATTTTTGGCAAAGTGTGGTTAAAAGTATTTTTAGAGTAATAGCAGGACTTATATTATCCATAGTAATAGGTATAGTTTTAGGAATAATTTCAGGAATCAATAATTTTATAGAGGAGTTAATGAATCCTTTAATAGTAATAATTAAAGCAACACCAGTTATTTCTGTTATAATAATAGTTTTAGTTTGGGTAAGTTCCTCTAATGTTGCAATACTCACCAATGTGCTTATGTGCTTCCCAATAATTTATACTAATGTGCTTCAAGGTATAAAAAATGTGGATTCAGATTTAATTGAAATGGCGCATATATATAAGGTTAAAAGAAAGTTTATATTAAAGGATATCTATCTACCATCTATAAAACCTTATGTTGTATCGGGGATACTAATGTGTTTGGGCATTGGCTGGAAGGTGTGTGTAGCATCAGAAGTTTTAAGTACTCCAAGGTATTCTATAGGATTGAATCTTCTAAATGCAAAATCTATATTAGAAACAGAAGAGCTTTTTGCATGGACTATTATAGTTGTTTTATTAAGCTTTATTTTTGAAATTATATTTAAATACTATATAAACAACAAGGTTGAAAAATAA
- the thpR gene encoding RNA 2',3'-cyclic phosphodiesterase has translation MRVFYAVTFDEKIKEKFSECRDIVSKHSIKGTFTNTNNFHLTLEFIGQVDEKQLRLLINVLQKLKNLPKELDVSNIGSFKRGNKEIIWCGIEENKELMKLQEQLRNLLIKNGFSIDNRKYKPHITIGRQIVRVDSTKELIVEPMQAPIRSIALMESKKINNQLIYEVLREIIV, from the coding sequence ATGAGAGTGTTTTATGCAGTTACATTTGATGAAAAAATAAAAGAAAAATTTTCAGAGTGTAGAGATATAGTTTCCAAACATTCAATTAAAGGAACATTTACAAATACTAATAATTTTCATTTAACTTTAGAGTTTATTGGTCAGGTTGATGAAAAACAACTAAGATTATTAATTAATGTTTTACAGAAACTTAAAAATCTACCAAAAGAACTTGATGTTTCTAATATTGGTTCTTTTAAAAGGGGAAATAAAGAAATTATTTGGTGTGGAATTGAAGAAAATAAGGAACTTATGAAATTGCAGGAACAATTAAGAAATTTATTGATTAAAAATGGATTTAGTATCGATAATAGAAAATACAAACCACATATTACAATTGGTAGGCAAATAGTGAGAGTTGACTCAACAAAGGAATTAATTGTTGAGCCTATGCAAGCTCCAATACGTTCAATAGCTCTTATGGAAAGTAAGAAAATAAATAATCAATTAATTTATGAGGTTTTAAGAGAAATAATAGTATAA
- a CDS encoding ABC transporter substrate-binding protein, producing MKKRTGTVLMALMLVFSILFSVGCSNKPINKEETSSTKQTEDKGKKEKIKIAVLKGPTGMGMVKLMEENKEDYDITIFDSPDQIVSKIVNKEIDAAAVPSNLASVLYNKTKGGVKLVGINTLGILHIVENGDTIKSVKDLKGKTVYASGKGSAPEFIFNYILKKNGLEPSKDVKIEYKMQHNDLATAVASKKVNIAVLPEPFVTTTKMKNKDLNIQLDLTKEWDKISDTKSKLVMGTLIYRKDFIDKRGKDVDEFLDRYKKSVDFVNSNKAEAGKMIEKNGILPKAAIAEKAIPKCNIIFISAEDGKDSLEKFYNVLKESDPKSVGGKIPDENFYYKSNKTN from the coding sequence ATGAAAAAAAGAACAGGAACGGTATTAATGGCATTAATGTTAGTCTTTTCTATATTATTTTCAGTAGGTTGTTCAAATAAACCTATTAACAAAGAAGAGACAAGCAGTACAAAACAAACTGAGGATAAAGGTAAAAAGGAGAAAATCAAAATAGCTGTATTAAAAGGTCCTACAGGTATGGGTATGGTTAAACTTATGGAAGAGAATAAGGAAGATTACGATATTACTATTTTTGATTCACCTGACCAAATAGTTTCTAAAATTGTAAATAAAGAAATTGATGCAGCAGCTGTACCATCTAATTTAGCATCTGTTTTATATAACAAGACAAAAGGTGGAGTTAAATTAGTAGGTATAAATACTTTAGGTATATTACATATTGTAGAAAATGGAGATACTATAAAATCAGTAAAGGATCTGAAGGGTAAAACTGTTTATGCTAGTGGGAAAGGATCTGCACCAGAATTTATTTTTAATTATATATTAAAAAAGAATGGATTAGAACCTAGTAAAGATGTTAAAATAGAATACAAAATGCAACATAACGATTTAGCTACTGCCGTTGCGTCAAAAAAAGTTAATATAGCAGTACTACCAGAACCTTTTGTAACAACAACAAAAATGAAAAATAAAGACTTAAATATACAGCTAGATTTAACAAAAGAATGGGATAAGATTTCTGATACAAAGAGTAAATTAGTTATGGGAACATTGATATACAGAAAAGATTTCATTGATAAAAGAGGAAAAGATGTAGATGAATTTTTAGATAGATATAAAAAATCTGTGGATTTTGTGAATAGTAATAAGGCAGAAGCAGGAAAGATGATAGAAAAGAACGGCATACTTCCAAAAGCAGCAATAGCAGAGAAAGCTATTCCTAAATGTAATATAATATTTATTAGTGCAGAGGATGGAAAGGATTCTTTAGAAAAGTTTTATAATGTTTTAAAAGAGAGTGATCCAAAATCTGTTGGAGGAAAGATTCCAGATGAAAATTTCTATTACAAGAGTAACAAAACAAACTAA
- a CDS encoding DUF3892 domain-containing protein translates to MNNNHKIIKVKKNTEGDITDIMLENGEVHSLEDAIIMAKSHAIEGVNVGKSKNGKEFLRSNPNDNENDNLDNMPMF, encoded by the coding sequence ATGAATAATAATCATAAAATAATAAAAGTTAAAAAGAATACTGAGGGAGATATTACAGATATAATGTTAGAAAATGGAGAAGTACATTCTCTTGAGGATGCCATAATTATGGCTAAAAGTCATGCTATTGAGGGAGTAAATGTAGGGAAAAGTAAAAATGGAAAAGAATTTTTAAGAAGTAATCCTAATGACAATGAAAATGATAATTTAGATAATATGCCAATGTTTTGA